A part of Paraliobacillus zengyii genomic DNA contains:
- a CDS encoding DUF4269 domain-containing protein: MFETIGYLERGNKKQHLAYEAINSLRIIRNLSEYNPILCGTLPIGIDMEDSDLDIIMKVFDPNKFEKKVKSLYGDKEKFLFKKSVIRNINVSKANFFFQGFEFELFGQPQYVKKQHAYLHMVIEDFLMTNHPSIKEKVILLKRKGYKTEPAFCEVLGLEGDPYEALINFGKNNKII, translated from the coding sequence ATGTTTGAGACAATCGGCTATTTAGAACGTGGCAATAAGAAACAGCACCTTGCCTATGAAGCGATAAATAGTCTAAGAATTATCAGAAACTTATCGGAATATAACCCAATCTTATGTGGTACCTTGCCGATTGGAATTGATATGGAGGATTCTGACTTAGATATTATTATGAAAGTTTTTGACCCAAACAAGTTTGAGAAAAAGGTAAAGTCTTTATATGGCGATAAAGAAAAGTTTTTATTTAAAAAGTCCGTGATTAGGAATATCAACGTTTCAAAAGCGAATTTCTTTTTTCAAGGATTTGAATTTGAGTTATTTGGTCAACCTCAATACGTAAAAAAACAACATGCTTATCTACATATGGTAATTGAAGACTTCTTAATGACTAACCATCCCTCTATAAAAGAAAAAGTGATATTACTTAAACGAAAGGGATATAAAACGGAGCCTGCATTTTGTGAAGTTCTAGGATTAGAAGGGGACCCCTATGAAGCACTTATAAACTTTGGTAAAAATAACAAAATTATTTAA
- a CDS encoding DoxX family protein: MYKIIGLYLFALLFLIAGIGHFLMADFFLSALPEWTPFPYTVIYLSGMVEILLALFLLYPNTRRKTGVLATVFLLLVFPVNIYMALTAEQYTSIPSLALWIRLPIQFVLIWWVLAVTKDRKR; this comes from the coding sequence ATGTATAAAATCATTGGTTTATATTTGTTCGCACTTTTATTTTTAATAGCTGGAATTGGCCATTTTCTTATGGCTGACTTTTTCCTTTCTGCCTTACCAGAGTGGACCCCGTTTCCCTATACTGTAATATATTTGTCTGGAATGGTCGAAATTTTACTAGCATTATTTTTACTATATCCAAATACAAGAAGGAAGACCGGAGTTTTGGCAACAGTATTCTTACTACTAGTATTTCCTGTTAATATTTATATGGCATTAACAGCAGAGCAATATACTAGTATCCCATCACTTGCACTATGGATAAGACTACCAATCCAATTTGTGTTAATTTGGTGGGTGCTAGCCGTAACGAAAGATAGAAAACGATAA